The Bacillota bacterium genomic interval CCCTTAAACCCCAGGAAGTCCAAGGAACCGATCAGACCGGCGGTGCCGGGGCCGAACGCCAGGGAATAACCCCACAACACCCACACCACGGTGATCAGCCCAAGCATCGCAAAACTCATCATCAACGTGTTCACCACGTTCTTCCGCGAAACCATGCCGCCGTAAAACAGGGCCAGACCGGGAATCATCAACATTACCAGCGCGGCCGAAATCAAAACGAAACCGGTGTCGGCCGGGCTCGCCGCCGCTTCGCCAGCCAGGGCCAGGCCGGGAACCGCCGTCAGTGCGGCCGTGAGCGGCAGGATCACCCGCCAGCGCAAACGCCCCTTAATTCCCTGTACCCGCATCGTGCCTTCAACTCCTTTTTCAGATGCCCGGGAATGATCCCTGTCCGGAAAACAAGGCACCCCGGGGGATTTAATGGTTCTACCAATTGGTTCCACCGCCGAGGCGCCGTTGCCTGCTTTAAAGTTCGGTGACTGCTAAATGGCCGCGTCACCGGATTCACCCGTCCTGATCCTGACCGCCGTCTCGACCGGGTAGATGAAGATCTTCCCGTCTCCGACCTCGCCCGTCCGGGCCACCGTGGTGATTGTCTCGATCACCTGATCCAGCACAGCCTCCTGCACCACGACTTCGATCTTCACCTTGGGCAGAAGTTTGATGAACTCCGTGCCCCGGTAGATTTCCCGCTGCCCGTGTTGAAGACCGCAGCCCAAAACGTCGGTGACGGTCATCCCCTTGATTCCGAACTTCCCCAGCGCCTGCTTCACTTCCTCGAACTTGCCGGGTCTGATCACCGCCTCGATCTTCTTCACGCCGCCTCACCTCCTTTCGTTCGACCGTCGCGGAGGCCGGCCACCCGCCCGGTCCTGGAAAACAGATAGACGCCCCCCAAAAGAAGGGCGCCGCTGGCCTGATTTCGATACCTCAGTGTATCGCCGGTATGTGATTACGCCGTAATTGTATCCGCCGCTCCGGCCTTCGTCAAGCCTCTCCGGCAATGAATCCTGTATACAATCTATGCTATGGAGCTATAGCTATGGAATTATTTCCCGCGGTATTGCCCAGCCAGGGCAATGTCAAGTCGCCGCTCTCCCCCGTAAGATGGGGAAGAACCGAAAGACTTTTAATAACTCAAGGCAACGGCGCCACGAGTTCAAGAGTTCTGAGCGGAACTCGTCGTGGCGCTGTTTCTTGTGCTTTTAGAAAGGGGGAACCACTGCAGATGTGCGGCCTCGCCGGCTGGATCGATTGGGAGCGGGACCTCGGCCGGGAACGCCCGGTGATCGCGAAAATGACCGCGACCCTAACCCCCCGGGGGCCGGACGCCTCCGGTTTCTGGCTTTCGGAGCACGCGGCCCTCGGTCACCGGCGCCTGATCGTGGTGGACCCGGAAGGAGGGGGCCAGCCCATGGTCCGCCGGCGCGGGGAACGCAAGTACGTCCTGGTTTACAACGGCGAACTCTACAACACCCCCGAACTGCGCCGGGACCTGGAGGCACGCGGGCACGTTTTCCGCGGCCATTCGGACACCGAGGCGCTGCTGCTGGCCTACATCGAGTGGGGCGCGGACTGTCTCCCCCGTTTAAACGGCATTTTCGCCTTCGCGGTCTGGAATGCGTCCGACCAGACGCTCTTCCTGGCCCGCGACCGGATGGGCGTCAAGCCTCTTTTCTACAGCGTGCAAGGCAAGGCGTTCCTGTTCGGTTCGGAGCAAAAGGCCATCCTGGCCCACCGGTCCGTGCGGGCGGAGGTGGACGCCGAGGGGCTGGCCGAGGTGTTCGCGCTCGGCCCGGCCCGCACCCCGGGGCACGGGGTGTTTCGCGGCCTCTCGGAACTCAAGCCCGCACACTGCCTTTTTCTCGACCGGAACGGCGTCCGCATCCGGCGTTACTGGGCGTTGGAGAGCCGCCCCCACACCGACGATCCGGCGGCCACCGCGGCCACGGTGCGCGCCCTGCTGCGGGATTCCGTGGAGCGCCAGTTGGTCGCCGATGTGCCCGTGTGCACGCTGCTTTCGGGCGGCCTGGACTCCAGCGCGCTGACCGCCTTCGCCGCCGGCGCCTTCGCGAAGAACGGCCGGGGCCCGGTGCACACCTACTCCATCGATTTCGTGGACAACGAGCGGTATTTTCGCCCGAACCGGTTCCAGCCCGACGCGGATTCCGCCTGGGTGGGCCTGGTTTCGGACCGGCTGGGCACCGTTCACCATCCGGTGTGGGCCGACACCCCGGAACTGTTGGACACCCTGGGCCCGGCCGTCCAGGCCCGCGACCTGCCCGGCATGGCGGACATCGATACCTCGCTCTACCTGTTCTGCCGGGAGATCAAGAAGGAGTTCACCGTGGCGCTGTCGGGCGAGTGCGCCGATGAAGTGTTCGGCGGCTACCCGTGGTTCCACCGGGAGGAGGACCTTGCGGCCGGGACCTTCCCCTGGTCCCGCTCCACCGGGGCGCGGATGCGCCTCTTGCAGCCGGAACTGGCCCGGGCGCTTTGCCCGGAGGAATACGTGGCCGCCCGGTACGCCGAAACCCTGGCCGAGGTGCCCCGCCTGCCCGGCGAGGACCCGGCCGAGTCCCGGCGGCGCGAGATGTTCTACTTGAACCTCATGTGGTTCATGACCACGCTTTTGGACCGCAAGGACCGCATGAGCATGGCCGCCGGCCTGGAGGTGCGGGTGCCTTTTTGCGACCACCGCCTGGTGGAGTACGTGTGGAACATCCCCTGGGGCATGAAGACGTGGGGCGGGTGGGAAAAGGGCATCCTGCGGCTGGCCCTGGACGGCGTCGTTCCCCCGGAGGTGCTCCACCGGCGCAAAAGCCCTTACCCAAAGACCCACCACCCCGGCTACCTGAAGGCGGTGCGGGCGAAACTCCGGCAGGTGCTGGACGATCCGGCCTCACCCTTGCCCGCGCTCCTCGACACCGCCTACGTCCGGGAACTGCTCCGAACGGACGGTTCCCCGTCCGGCGCCACCTGGTTCGGGCAACTGATGGCCGGCCCGCAGCTCTTCGCCTACCTCTGCCAGGTCGACGCCTGGCTGCGTGGGTACCGGGTGACCATCCGGTAGTAAGGAGACCATTTTGACCCCTCCGGCGTCGGAATCCCGCAGTTGTGTACCGGGTGACCATCCGGTAGTAAGGATGGCTCCCGGACCTGTCTGCCTACGGCACAGGCAGGCAGGAATTAATTGGCACCGGTGCCGGCGGCGTTCTTCGGTGACTGCCGGTCGGCAGCGCCCGTACAATGTACCAGCGGCACACAAGGCACCCGACCCGTTCACCAACCGGGTCTTGGAACCCTGTCTGTGACTTGGTCTTTCGGGGGGGGCGTCAGTCCCGTTCACCAACGGCGTTGGGCGGGGAGATAAAGCGCACGCAGAAATTAGAAGGAGGGCCATCCATTGGGCACCGGCAGAATTAAACACGTGTTCCCCGGGGGGAACACCGCGCTAGGTTTCTTTTCCTTTTACGACCACCTGGTTCCCCCGGACGCCGCCCGGGTGTTCATCCTCAAGGGCGGGCCGGGCGTCGGGAAGTCGAGCTTCATGCGCAAAATCGGGGATAAGCTGCTCGCCCGCGGGTTTGACATCGAGCACCACCACTGCTCTTCGGACAACGGCTCGCTTGACGGGGTCGTCATCCCGGCCGCCGGGACGGCGCTGTTGGACGGCACCGCCCCGCACGTGGTCGACCCGGTGCACCCGGGCGCGGTCTCAGAGATCATCCACCTGGGCGACTACTGGGACGAGGCAAAGCTCCGGGCCGCCAGGGAAGAGATCCTGGCCGCAAACCGGCGGCTCGGGCGCCTGTTCGCCACCGCCTACAGCCAACTGGCCGAGGCGAAAGTGATCCGGGACGAAATGGAAAGCTACGTCACCGAGAGCATGCGCTTTGCCCCGGTGAACCGGCTGACCGGCGAACTCATCCGGGAGATCCTGGGCGAACGGGCCGGCCGGTACGAGGCCGAGCCGCGGGCCAGGCACCTCTTCCGCTCGGCCGTCTCCCCCGACGGCGTGGTCCACCACATCGGCAGTCTATTGCCCGAGGTGAAGCAGCTCTACCACTTGAAAGGCCGCCCGGGCAGCGGCCGCTCCACCCTGGTGGAGACGGTGGCCCGCGCCGCCCACGCCCGGGGGCTCGATACCGAGGTGTACCACTGCGCCCTGGAGCCGCACCGGGCCGACCTGGTGGTGATCCCGGCGGCTAAGGCGGCCGTCTTAAAGGACGTGGAGGAGGTCGGCTTCCAGCCGGGCACCGTGCCCGGGCTGCGGGTGGCGGCGTACGACCTGGACGTCTTCCTGGACCGCGGCCGGCTCGCCGAGTACGAGGTGGAGCTGATGAGCGCCGGGCAGCGCTTCACCGCCGCCCTGAACCGGGCGGTGCGCTACATCGGCGAGGCCAAGCGGACCCACGACCACCTGGAGACCTTCTACATCCCGGCCATGGACTTCGCGGCCGTCGACCGCCGCCGGGACGAAGTGCTCCAGCGCGTACTAGCCTACGCCGCCGAGGCCGGGCACCAGCGGATGCGGGTGCCCGCGGACGGCGGCGTGCGTTAGTGGATCCCAACTTGCGTTTTAGACCATTAAAAACTGTTGTGGCCTGACATAACAAAAAGGCCACCCGCCGGTGGCCTCACCATGGTCACGCCTTGTTGCGCACTCAGTTTTCTCCGTTCGCCCCGTCACCGGGGGTGAGGGCCGGCCCTTGAGGTTCATCCTGAGGCTCGGCCAGCTGGGGCCGGCCGGCCTCGGTAACCCCAGGCGCTGCTTCTCTTTCCTCAGCCGGCTGGTCAGCTCCAGGCGCTGCTTCTCTTTCCTCAGCCGGCTTGGTGGCGCCAGGCGCTTTTTCTCTTTGAGGCTCAGCCGGCTGGGGCCGGCCGGCCTCGGTAGCTCCAGACGCTTCTTCTCTTTCCTCGGGAGCTTCAATCAAGTCGTCGAAGTCCTGCAAGGTGGGATCAGCCTTGATGGCCCTCTGAATCCTGGCCAGGGCTTCTTCTTCACTCAGTCCTTCTTCAACGAGGTCCGCCATCGCGGCCGTGATGGTGGTCAACTCTTCCAGTTTCGGATCGGCCTGCAGAGCCGTTCTGAGCACCGCCAGCGCCGTCGCTGCCGGAACGCCGGCGTCCATAAGATCTATTTTGGCGGCGGTGACAGTAGTGATTTCTTCCAGGAGCAGCGCCCTTTCCACGCCTGCGGCCGCCCGTTCCTCCAGCAGGGCAAAGACGGACATCATGTCTTTTTGCGTTGCTCCGGCTTGGTGAAGATCAATCATCGCGGCCGTGATGGTGGCCAGCTCCTCCAGTTCCGGGTCGGCGGTCAGGGCTCCCTTCAGGACGGCCAGGGCATTGTCTCCGGCTATTCCCGCCTCCGTCATGTCGATCAGCGCGGCCGCAATCGTGCCGAATTCTTCTTTGAACCGCACCGGGTCAAGGGCCAGCTCCCTTTGCAGGTTGAGCGCCTGCATGGCCACCGGGGATCCAACCGCAGCCACCAGGTCAACATAGTCGGCCGGGAACAGGCCGGCGGCGCGGGCGGCATCGGCCAGCTCGGCGGTGAGCACGACGCTGGCGACCTCCGCCGCCAGACCGTGCTCCGCCAAGTACCCGCCGAGCGTTTGGCGCACAGTATCGGCCGTGGCGGTCAACTCCGCCTCTCCCGCCCTGTCCCCGACCGGGTGCAGCGCTACCAGTATCCGGCGTTCATCGCCAAGCAAACCGGCCTCATGCAGCGCGTCCGCAATTAGACGCAGCGCCTCCGGCATCTCTCGGCCCGTTAGCTCCAACCCGGCCAGCAGCGACTCTCCCCGGGCGTCCAAGCCTTCCGCATCGATGACGGTGTTTCGCTCGCCGAGGGTCAGGGTTACCGCCGGGTTGACCTGCAGAGCCAGGCCCGCCACCGCCCGGGGGGCGGCAAAGAAAGCCATGTAGGCACCCACAGCCAAAACTACCGCAACAAGCGAGGCAACGAGCGACCATCTTCCTGGTTTCATGATATTAATCCTCCCGCTGTTTTTTTGGGGGGCTGAGAGCGGCGCACCTTCTTTTTTGAAGTGGCCGGAGGCAAGCAGCATATCTCTCAAGCGCCTCTGGTGTGCCGGCAAGTGCACCTCGGGAAGCTCGAGGTTTTCCAGCATGGCCTGCAGTTCCCTGCTGTCGGCGTCAGTTGTTTTTTTCATTTCACTCAGCCCTTTGCCATATTAACGCTGCCTCGGGAAAAAGGTTGCAGTATTTTTTACGTTTTTTTGCCCAACTGATTCCGCAGTCTTTCCAAACCGCGGTGCAAAAGCGACTTGACCGTTCCTTCCGGTTTGCCCAGAATCTCGGCGATCTCTTTATGGCTCTTGCCGGCCCAAAAACGCAAAGCGATAACCTCCTGGTATTTAAGCGGCAGCCGGCCGATTTGCCGCCGACAAGCCAAGAATTCCTGATGACGCGCCAATTCTTCTTGTGCGGCAATCAATTCGGCGTCCAGTTCGTGAAGCGCCGCCGGTTCAAATTCTTGGCTCTCCCGCAGGTATTCCAGGGAAACCGCTTTGTAGGCGCCTTTACGATAATAGTCGGCGAGCTCATTGCCGGCGATGCGGTAGAGCCAGGCCGAAAAGGAACCCCCTTGCCATTCGAAGCGCCCGATATTTCTAAGCGCCTTGACAAAGGTTTCGGCGGTGATATCCTGCGCCAGCTCAACATCGCCCGTCCGGCGCAAGCAATAATTGAGCAGCGCCGGATAGTTTTGATCGTAAAGCCGGCCGAAGGCCTCCGGGCAATGCCGGGCGCGGGCAACCAGCTCTTTTTCGGCCTCACGGTCGTCCATCGATTATTTGTTGCTCCAATACTGTTTTCTGCGGGCAGTTTTCTGCGGGTGGTGTTCCGGCCGGCAGCCGGCGCAAAGCCGGTCAGGCCGGGTCCGGCGGCGGCGCCGGCCGGTCGAACAGCTTCAGAAATACTTCAACCAACGAAGGATCGAACTGAATCCCGGCGTACGCTTTCAGTTCGGCCACTGCGTCCTGGTGGGACATCGCCTTGCGGTACGGGCGGTCGTTGGTCATGGCGTCGTAGGCGTCCGCGATGGCCAGAATCCGGCACTCCAGGGGAATCTCCTCCTCCTTGAGGCCGAGCGGGTACCCCCCGCCGTTCCACCACTCGTGGTGCTTCAGGATCCAGTCCGCAATGGGTGCCAGGTCGGGTGCGGAAAGAGCGATCCGGTGTCCGATTTCGCTGTGCCGCCGCATTTCGGCGACTTCCTCCGAAGTCAGGGGTCCGGCCTTGAACAGGATGCGGTCGGGTATTCCCACCTTGCCGAGGTCGTGAAACTGGGCCAGAAGCCGAAGGTCGGTCATTATCCGTTCGTTTTGCTCAAGCGCCGCCGCCATGGCCACCACCAGAGTCTGCAGGCGGTCGGCGTGTCCCTCGGTGATGAAGTCGCGGGCCTCCAGCGCCTTCATCAGGGTTTGGACGATGGCGCTGCGGGCGCTTCGGCTGTGGTGCAGCTTGACCCGGTACATGTTGTTGTCCGCTTCCCGGAAGAGTTCCTTCACGTTCACCGGCGACTCGTCGGCCACCGCAAAGCCCACGGAGATGCTCAAGGCCATCTCGGGTTTGGTGGAGTTGTAATTCGCAACCGCTTCCCGGATGCGATCGCCCGCCTCTTCCACGATTTCCAGGCCGCTGCCGGGGAGCAGCACGGCGAATTCGTCGCCGCCGACCCGGGCGATCATGTCGCCCTGCCGAAATGATTGCTTGAGTACTGCGGCCGTGGCCACAAGCAAAGCGTCACCGGCGTCGTGGCCCAGAGTATCGTTCACCAGTTTCAGCCCGTCCACGTCGCACACAATGACGCCGATCGGAACCTGGCGTGTCCCCTCGGCGCGGCGCAGCTCCTGCTCGAAGTAGTACCGGTTGTAAAGTCCGGTCAGCGGGTCGTGCAGGCTCAAATGTCGCAGACGCTCCTCCA includes:
- a CDS encoding P-II family nitrogen regulator — its product is MKKIEAVIRPGKFEEVKQALGKFGIKGMTVTDVLGCGLQHGQREIYRGTEFIKLLPKVKIEVVVQEAVLDQVIETITTVARTGEVGDGKIFIYPVETAVRIRTGESGDAAI
- the asnB gene encoding asparagine synthase (glutamine-hydrolyzing), which encodes MCGLAGWIDWERDLGRERPVIAKMTATLTPRGPDASGFWLSEHAALGHRRLIVVDPEGGGQPMVRRRGERKYVLVYNGELYNTPELRRDLEARGHVFRGHSDTEALLLAYIEWGADCLPRLNGIFAFAVWNASDQTLFLARDRMGVKPLFYSVQGKAFLFGSEQKAILAHRSVRAEVDAEGLAEVFALGPARTPGHGVFRGLSELKPAHCLFLDRNGVRIRRYWALESRPHTDDPAATAATVRALLRDSVERQLVADVPVCTLLSGGLDSSALTAFAAGAFAKNGRGPVHTYSIDFVDNERYFRPNRFQPDADSAWVGLVSDRLGTVHHPVWADTPELLDTLGPAVQARDLPGMADIDTSLYLFCREIKKEFTVALSGECADEVFGGYPWFHREEDLAAGTFPWSRSTGARMRLLQPELARALCPEEYVAARYAETLAEVPRLPGEDPAESRRREMFYLNLMWFMTTLLDRKDRMSMAAGLEVRVPFCDHRLVEYVWNIPWGMKTWGGWEKGILRLALDGVVPPEVLHRRKSPYPKTHHPGYLKAVRAKLRQVLDDPASPLPALLDTAYVRELLRTDGSPSGATWFGQLMAGPQLFAYLCQVDAWLRGYRVTIR
- a CDS encoding PRK06851 family protein, which translates into the protein MGTGRIKHVFPGGNTALGFFSFYDHLVPPDAARVFILKGGPGVGKSSFMRKIGDKLLARGFDIEHHHCSSDNGSLDGVVIPAAGTALLDGTAPHVVDPVHPGAVSEIIHLGDYWDEAKLRAAREEILAANRRLGRLFATAYSQLAEAKVIRDEMESYVTESMRFAPVNRLTGELIREILGERAGRYEAEPRARHLFRSAVSPDGVVHHIGSLLPEVKQLYHLKGRPGSGRSTLVETVARAAHARGLDTEVYHCALEPHRADLVVIPAAKAAVLKDVEEVGFQPGTVPGLRVAAYDLDVFLDRGRLAEYEVELMSAGQRFTAALNRAVRYIGEAKRTHDHLETFYIPAMDFAAVDRRRDEVLQRVLAYAAEAGHQRMRVPADGGVR
- a CDS encoding RNA polymerase sigma factor: MDDREAEKELVARARHCPEAFGRLYDQNYPALLNYCLRRTGDVELAQDITAETFVKALRNIGRFEWQGGSFSAWLYRIAGNELADYYRKGAYKAVSLEYLRESQEFEPAALHELDAELIAAQEELARHQEFLACRRQIGRLPLKYQEVIALRFWAGKSHKEIAEILGKPEGTVKSLLHRGLERLRNQLGKKT